In Sandaracinaceae bacterium, the genomic window CCGTGGAACTACCCCTGGCTCACCGCGGTGAACGCGGTGGTGCCGGCGCTGCTGGCAGGGAACGCGGTGCTGCTGAAGCACGCCGAGCAGACCCCGCTGGTGGCCGAGCGCATGAGCGAGTGCGCGCTGCAGGCGGGGTTGCCTGCGGGTCTCTTGCAGCACGTGCACATGACGCACGCGCTCACGGCCGATGCGGTGCGGGACGCGCGCGTGGGCGCCGTGGCCTTCACCGGCTCGGTGGAAGGGGGCCGGGCCATTTCGCACGCCGCGGCAGGGCGCTTCATCTCGGTGGGCTACGAGCTGGGCGGCAAAGACGCGGCCTACGTGTGCGAGGACACCGACGTGGCCAAGGCCGCCGCCAACGTCATCGACGGCGCCATGTACAACGCGGGGCAGTCTTGCTGCGCGGTGGAGCGCGTCTACGTGCACGAGCGCGTGCTGCCCGCGTTCCTCGAGGCCGCCGTGGCCGAGGCGCGTGCCCTGCACCTGGGTGACCCGCGCGAGGCCGGCACCAACCTCGGGCCCCTGGTGCGGGCCCGCAACGCCGCCGTGGTGCGCGCGCAGCTGGAGCAGGCCCTCTCGATGGGCGCGCGTGCGCTGGTGGGCGGCAGCGCGGGTGACCGCCCGCCGCAGTACGTGGCCCCCGAGGTGTTGGTGAACGTCTCGCACAAGATGGACCTCATGACCGCCGAGACCTTTGGCCCCGTGGTGGGCGTCATGCCGGTGGCCTCGGACGAAGAGGCCGTGGCGCTCATCAACGACAGCGCTTTCGGCCTGACCGCCTCGCTCTGGACGCCCGACCTCGAGCGCGCGCAGCGCCTGGCCGCGCAGCTGGAGGTGGGCACCGTGTTCATGAACCGCTGCGACTACCTGGACCCCGAGCTGGCCTGGGTGGGCGTGCGCGACTCGGGGCGCGGCTGCACTCTCTCGCGCTTCGGCTTCGATGGCTTCACGCGGCTCAAGAGCCTTCACTTGCGGCACGCCATCCCGTGAGCGGCGCTTCCACACCGCGCCTCGTGGTGGCCACCACCTCGCGCTATCGGCTGGAGCTGCTGGAGCGGCTGGGGGCGCCCTACCGGGCAGTGGCTCACCGCTGCGACGAGGAAGCTTTCAAGCATGCGGCTGTCCCGCCCGCGGAGCTGGCCGCCACGCTGTCGCGCGCCAAGGCCGAGAGCGTGGCCGCCGACCACCCGGGCGCCTTCGTGCTGGGGTCCGACCAGGTGTGCGTGCTGGGTGATCAGATCCTCAGCAAGCCCGGCACGCCCGAGCGCGCCGAGGCGCAGCTGCAGCAGCTGGCGGGCAAGACACACCAGCTCATCACGGCGCTGGCCCTGCGGCACCCGGATGGCAGGTTCAGCGAGGGCCTCTCGGTGCACCACATGAGCATGCGCGCGCTCTCGCCGGCCGCCATCGCCCGCTACGTGGCGGCCGACGCGCCGCTCGACTGCGCGGGCAGCTACAAGATCGAGGGGCGCGGCATCGCGCTCTTCACGTCCATCGC contains:
- a CDS encoding aldehyde dehydrogenase family protein — encoded protein: MTSSAHFSVVSPADDSVIYEGAFANAAELDALLARATTAQRAWGHTPLAERIHGVLRFLDMVEGVRDEAAEELTAQMGRPRAQAPGELSGFLDRGRTMARLAEEALSDYLPPPKAGFTRAIQRVPVGVVLVLAPWNYPWLTAVNAVVPALLAGNAVLLKHAEQTPLVAERMSECALQAGLPAGLLQHVHMTHALTADAVRDARVGAVAFTGSVEGGRAISHAAAGRFISVGYELGGKDAAYVCEDTDVAKAAANVIDGAMYNAGQSCCAVERVYVHERVLPAFLEAAVAEARALHLGDPREAGTNLGPLVRARNAAVVRAQLEQALSMGARALVGGSAGDRPPQYVAPEVLVNVSHKMDLMTAETFGPVVGVMPVASDEEAVALINDSAFGLTASLWTPDLERAQRLAAQLEVGTVFMNRCDYLDPELAWVGVRDSGRGCTLSRFGFDGFTRLKSLHLRHAIP
- the maf gene encoding septum formation protein Maf — encoded protein: MSGASTPRLVVATTSRYRLELLERLGAPYRAVAHRCDEEAFKHAAVPPAELAATLSRAKAESVAADHPGAFVLGSDQVCVLGDQILSKPGTPERAEAQLQQLAGKTHQLITALALRHPDGRFSEGLSVHHMSMRALSPAAIARYVAADAPLDCAGSYKIEGRGIALFTSIAGDDFTGIVGLPLIALTDLLTSAGFEVL